The following proteins are co-located in the Nocardia bhagyanarayanae genome:
- a CDS encoding YibE/F family protein: MTDHHHHHHHDHSGPIAIGDTAARVVVGLLTVIGVLTVIATIWLWPSRQHVEIPLPMQNAGGGAVVTEAGTVIAQDVGPCGSPSIGKVFADKPEPPRTNAYTCQRSLITIDSGPHEGNKTLLEIAPGPGQPDLRAGDEIRLVRQTDPNGTPLYSFEDYSRGLPLTLIALAFVVVIIVVARWRGLRALIGLGFAFAVLVMFLLPALLDGKPAVPVALTAGSLILYAVLYLAHGVNLRTSSALLGTLSAMLLAAGLSWLVIEMTSLTGLSEEQNTNVATYIEHVSITGLLLAGFIIGSLGVLNDVTITQASAAFELAALDESASRREVFAAAMRVGRDHIASTVYTLVLAYAGGALPLLLLFSVAGRSIRDVLAGDAVAIEIARSSVGGIALALSVPLTTGIAALLARPFGHKKVAAPAPRHGRHSRV, from the coding sequence GTGACCGACCACCATCATCACCACCACCACGATCACTCCGGCCCGATCGCGATCGGCGACACCGCCGCGCGCGTTGTGGTCGGGCTGCTCACCGTCATCGGCGTGCTCACCGTCATCGCCACGATCTGGCTGTGGCCCAGCCGTCAGCACGTCGAGATTCCGCTGCCGATGCAGAACGCGGGCGGCGGCGCCGTGGTGACCGAGGCGGGCACGGTCATCGCGCAGGACGTCGGGCCGTGCGGCAGTCCGTCCATCGGCAAGGTGTTCGCCGACAAGCCCGAGCCCCCGCGCACCAACGCCTACACCTGCCAGCGCAGCCTGATCACCATCGACTCCGGTCCGCACGAGGGCAACAAGACGCTGCTCGAAATCGCGCCGGGCCCTGGGCAACCCGATCTGCGCGCCGGTGACGAGATCCGGCTGGTCCGGCAGACCGATCCGAACGGCACGCCGCTCTACTCCTTCGAGGACTATTCGCGCGGGCTGCCGCTCACGCTGATCGCTCTCGCCTTCGTGGTGGTGATCATCGTGGTGGCGCGCTGGCGCGGCCTGCGCGCGCTGATCGGTCTGGGATTCGCGTTCGCGGTGCTGGTGATGTTCCTGCTGCCCGCGCTGCTGGACGGCAAGCCCGCGGTTCCGGTCGCGTTGACGGCCGGGTCGCTGATTCTCTACGCCGTGCTGTATCTCGCGCACGGCGTCAACCTGCGTACCAGTTCCGCGCTGCTGGGCACGCTGTCGGCGATGCTGCTCGCGGCGGGGCTGTCCTGGCTGGTGATCGAGATGACCAGTCTCACCGGTCTGTCCGAGGAACAGAACACCAACGTCGCCACCTATATCGAGCACGTCAGCATCACCGGCCTGCTGCTCGCGGGCTTCATCATCGGCTCGCTCGGTGTGCTCAACGACGTCACCATCACCCAGGCCTCGGCCGCCTTCGAGCTGGCCGCATTGGACGAATCCGCCTCGCGCCGCGAGGTTTTCGCGGCCGCCATGCGGGTCGGCCGTGACCACATCGCCAGCACCGTCTACACCCTCGTGCTCGCCTACGCCGGTGGTGCGCTGCCGCTGCTGCTGCTGTTCAGCGTGGCGGGCCGCTCGATCCGCGACGTGCTCGCAGGCGACGCGGTCGCCATCGAGATCGCGCGATCCTCGGTCGGTGGCATCGCGCTGGCCCTTTCGGTGCCGCTGACCACCGGCATCGCGGCACTGCTCGCGCGGCCGTTCGGCCACAAGAAGGTGGCAGCGCCCGCGCCTCGGCACGGGCGGCATTCGCGGGTGTGA
- the dcd gene encoding dCTP deaminase, giving the protein MLLSDRDLRAEIAAGRLGVEPLLESLIQPSSIDVRLDRMFRVFDNTRYTHIDPAQRQDELTSLVEPAPGEPFVLHPGEFVLGSTLEVCTLPNDLAGRLEGKSSLGRLGLLTHSTAGFIDPGFSGHITLELSNVANLPITLWPGMKIGQLCLLRLTSPAEHPYGSAVAGSKYQGQRGPTPSRSYLNFPLPTEVVDAAESR; this is encoded by the coding sequence GTGCTGCTTTCCGATCGTGACCTCCGTGCGGAGATCGCCGCTGGCCGTCTCGGGGTCGAGCCGTTGCTGGAGAGCTTGATCCAGCCGTCGAGTATCGACGTTCGCCTGGACCGGATGTTCCGCGTCTTCGACAACACCCGCTACACCCACATCGACCCCGCGCAGCGCCAAGACGAGCTGACCAGCCTGGTCGAGCCCGCACCGGGCGAACCGTTCGTGCTGCACCCCGGCGAGTTCGTGCTCGGCTCCACGCTCGAGGTGTGCACGCTGCCGAACGATCTGGCGGGGCGGCTGGAGGGCAAGTCGAGTCTCGGTCGCTTGGGCCTGCTCACGCATTCGACGGCGGGCTTCATCGATCCCGGTTTCAGCGGCCACATCACGCTGGAATTGTCGAACGTCGCGAACCTGCCGATCACCCTGTGGCCGGGCATGAAGATCGGCCAGCTGTGCCTGCTCCGTTTGACCAGCCCCGCGGAGCACCCGTACGGCAGCGCGGTCGCCGGTTCCAAGTACCAGGGCCAGCGCGGGCCGACTCCCTCGCGTTCCTACTTGAACTTCCCGCTGCCGACCGAAGTGGTCGACGCCGCGGAATCGCGGTAG
- a CDS encoding acyl-CoA dehydrogenase family protein produces the protein MTAVAADRIASAAQALSVANRLAAEFAVEASDRDRGRRLPHAEVARLAASGLLAITVPAEFGGADLPPSVVADVVRILAAADPNIAQIPHSHFVYVNLLRLAGSAEQKQRYFAQVLDGARIANAQSERGGATVADIATTVRPLGTRFRVDGTKYYCTGSLFADLLAVLTRLDDPDGELPAGEYIAYLPADTPGVRIIDDWNALGQRTTGSGTVEFDGVVVESDQLIFRSDAVHAPTGYGAFAQLLHAAIDAGIARGALSAATKFVRSKSRPWFESGVGRAIDDPLLIQRFGELSVAVVAAEATLRAAGLAVDRAVTSEPALSNETVADTHRSGSPAQNGSVSAVPSAPSEAVAEASLAVAAAKVLADRAANDVSSALFEVGGTRSTASDLNLDHFWRNARTHTLHDPVRWKYQHIGRALLHETAPPLHGVI, from the coding sequence ATGACCGCGGTCGCCGCCGACCGCATCGCGTCCGCCGCCCAAGCGCTTTCGGTCGCGAACCGACTGGCGGCCGAATTCGCTGTGGAGGCTTCCGACCGCGACCGCGGACGAAGGCTGCCACACGCCGAGGTCGCGCGGCTCGCCGCGAGCGGACTGCTGGCCATCACGGTCCCGGCCGAGTTCGGTGGCGCCGACTTGCCGCCCAGCGTGGTGGCCGATGTGGTGCGGATTCTGGCCGCCGCGGATCCGAATATCGCGCAGATTCCGCACAGCCACTTCGTCTACGTGAATCTCCTGCGGCTGGCCGGATCCGCCGAGCAGAAGCAGCGCTACTTCGCCCAGGTGCTGGACGGCGCGCGGATCGCCAACGCGCAATCCGAGCGCGGCGGTGCGACGGTCGCCGACATCGCCACGACGGTGCGCCCACTCGGCACCCGGTTTCGCGTCGACGGTACGAAGTACTACTGCACCGGCTCGCTGTTCGCCGATCTGCTCGCGGTACTGACCCGGCTGGACGATCCCGATGGCGAACTGCCCGCGGGCGAATACATCGCCTATCTGCCCGCCGATACCCCTGGCGTACGGATCATCGACGACTGGAATGCGCTGGGGCAGCGAACGACCGGAAGCGGCACGGTCGAATTCGACGGTGTGGTGGTCGAGTCGGATCAGTTGATCTTCAGATCCGATGCGGTGCACGCGCCGACCGGCTACGGAGCTTTCGCGCAGCTGCTGCATGCTGCCATCGACGCCGGCATTGCGCGTGGAGCATTGTCCGCCGCAACGAAATTCGTTCGGTCGAAGAGCAGGCCTTGGTTCGAGTCGGGCGTGGGCCGTGCGATCGATGATCCGTTGCTGATTCAGCGGTTCGGCGAGTTGTCCGTGGCGGTCGTCGCGGCGGAGGCGACGTTGCGGGCCGCGGGTCTCGCGGTCGATCGTGCGGTCACCTCGGAACCCGCGCTGTCGAACGAAACCGTGGCGGACACACATCGCTCCGGCTCTCCGGCGCAGAACGGTTCGGTGTCCGCCGTGCCGAGTGCCCCGAGTGAGGCCGTTGCCGAAGCATCACTCGCCGTCGCGGCGGCGAAGGTGCTGGCCGATCGAGCCGCCAACGATGTCTCCTCGGCGCTCTTCGAGGTCGGCGGAACACGCAGCACAGCAAGTGATCTGAACCTGGACCACTTCTGGCGTAATGCCCGCACGCACACACTGCACGACCCGGTCCGCTGGAAATACCAGCACATCGGCCGCGCCCTGCTGCACGAGACCGCGCCACCACTGCACGGCGTCATCTGA
- a CDS encoding SRPBCC family protein gives MPRTKQVSDSIVVAIDPVTAYDRVSDVTQIHRWSPENTGAVVAEPGAPVRVGMRFVGTNIRRGVRWSTGCEVTAAERGSRFAFKVRRYGLRKPVLPVAIASWEYRFEAVPEGTLITETWTDDRRGWPDLPTLWFDKIATGKPGFAEFQRGNIRRTLERLKADLETAA, from the coding sequence GTGCCACGAACAAAGCAGGTCTCCGACAGCATCGTCGTCGCGATCGACCCGGTGACGGCCTACGACCGCGTCAGCGACGTCACCCAGATCCACCGCTGGAGCCCGGAGAACACCGGCGCGGTCGTCGCCGAACCCGGCGCGCCCGTCCGCGTGGGCATGCGCTTCGTCGGCACGAACATCCGCCGCGGCGTGCGCTGGTCCACCGGCTGTGAAGTCACCGCCGCCGAGCGCGGCAGCCGCTTCGCGTTCAAGGTCCGCCGCTACGGCCTGCGCAAGCCGGTCCTTCCGGTCGCCATCGCCAGCTGGGAATACCGCTTCGAGGCCGTGCCCGAGGGAACCCTGATCACCGAAACCTGGACCGACGACCGCCGCGGCTGGCCCGACCTGCCGACCCTCTGGTTCGACAAGATCGCCACCGGCAAGCCCGGGTTCGCGGAGTTCCAGCGCGGGAACATCCGGCGGACGCTCGAGCGGTTGAAGGCGGACCTGGAAACCGCGGCCTGA
- a CDS encoding pyridoxal phosphate-dependent aminotransferase: MSPHHLPHHPPRVLEQSTKLQNVVYEIRGPVHAHAARLEAEGHRILKLNIGNPAPFGFEAPDVIMRDIIAALPYAQGYSESKGILSARRAIVTRYELVPGFPELDVDDVYLGNGVSELITITMQALLDNGDEVLIPAPDYPLWTAMTSLAGGTPVHYLCDESNGWQPDVADIESKITDKTKALLVINPNNPTGAVYSTEVLQQLVDLARKHQLLLLADEIYDKILYDDAKHISLASLAPDLLCLTFNGLSKAYRVAGYRSGWLAITGPKDHAAGFLEGIDLLASSRLCPNVPAQHAIQVALGGHQSIEDLILPGGRLLEQRDVAWERLNMIPGVSCVKPKGALYAFPRLDPNVYDIYDDSKLVLDLLLQEKILMVQGTGFNWPNHDHLRIVTLPWARDLAVAIERFGNFLASYRQ, translated from the coding sequence GTGAGCCCGCATCATCTCCCCCACCATCCGCCGCGCGTTCTGGAGCAGTCCACGAAGCTGCAGAACGTCGTCTACGAGATCCGTGGACCGGTACACGCGCACGCGGCACGGCTGGAGGCGGAGGGCCACCGCATCCTCAAGCTGAACATCGGCAACCCGGCGCCGTTCGGTTTCGAGGCGCCCGATGTGATCATGCGCGACATCATCGCCGCGCTGCCCTACGCCCAGGGTTACTCGGAGTCCAAGGGCATCCTGTCGGCCCGGCGCGCCATCGTGACCCGCTACGAGCTGGTGCCCGGCTTCCCCGAACTGGACGTGGACGACGTCTACCTGGGCAACGGCGTCTCCGAGCTGATCACCATCACCATGCAGGCGCTGCTGGACAACGGCGACGAGGTGCTGATCCCGGCGCCGGACTATCCGCTGTGGACGGCGATGACGAGCCTGGCGGGCGGCACTCCGGTGCATTACCTGTGCGATGAGTCCAACGGCTGGCAGCCCGACGTCGCCGACATCGAGTCGAAGATCACCGACAAGACCAAGGCGCTGCTGGTGATCAATCCGAACAACCCGACCGGCGCGGTGTACTCGACCGAGGTGCTCCAGCAACTGGTCGACCTGGCGCGCAAGCATCAGCTGCTGCTGCTCGCCGACGAGATCTACGACAAGATCCTCTACGACGACGCCAAGCACATCTCGCTGGCCAGCCTCGCGCCCGACCTGCTGTGCCTGACCTTCAACGGCCTTTCCAAGGCCTACCGGGTCGCCGGATACCGCTCGGGTTGGCTGGCCATCACCGGTCCGAAAGATCACGCCGCGGGCTTCCTGGAGGGCATCGACCTGCTCGCCTCCTCCCGGCTGTGCCCGAATGTGCCCGCGCAGCACGCGATTCAGGTCGCGCTCGGCGGACATCAGAGCATCGAGGACCTGATCCTGCCCGGCGGGCGGTTGCTCGAACAGCGCGATGTCGCGTGGGAGCGGCTGAACATGATCCCGGGTGTGTCGTGCGTCAAGCCGAAGGGCGCGCTCTACGCGTTCCCGCGGCTGGATCCGAATGTGTACGACATCTACGACGATTCGAAGCTGGTGCTCGATCTGTTGCTCCAGGAGAAGATCTTGATGGTGCAGGGCACCGGCTTCAATTGGCCGAACCACGATCATCTGCGGATCGTCACGTTGCCGTGGGCGCGCGACCTCGCGGTCGCGATCGAGCGATTTGGCAACTTCCTGGCGAGCTACCGACAGTGA
- a CDS encoding XRE family transcriptional regulator, which yields MAAAHEASEHAGRAESTNVGASTLEQLDADVTRIANEYVHIPPVPMMVEMLRVRRRVYRLLEGHQRPSDTSHLYLLAGTLSGLLANASTDLGYYDAAGEQARAAWAYAELCGHNGLRAWTRGMHALIEYWSERPRRAVLLAQSGQDFADSATAKVRLLNIEARIWSKIGSAADTDRCVRAADEARELAATDDLHDEVGGVFGFPDAKAQYYAGATYIHLGQAEPALTATERAIDLYSNGPSEKRSYGAEALARVDCAAAHLINGSLDGAAEALHPVLGLAEDKRIAQLEERLTGVRRRIAQPAFRDAVEARFLDERIEEFCGSTAAKGIPPGNSAP from the coding sequence ATGGCGGCTGCCCACGAGGCCAGCGAACACGCAGGCCGGGCCGAGAGTACCAATGTGGGTGCGTCCACGTTGGAACAGCTGGACGCAGATGTCACGCGCATCGCGAACGAATACGTGCACATCCCGCCGGTTCCGATGATGGTGGAGATGCTGCGGGTACGGCGCCGGGTGTATCGACTGCTCGAGGGTCATCAGCGCCCGTCCGACACCAGCCACCTGTATCTGCTCGCCGGCACGCTGTCCGGGCTGCTCGCGAACGCGAGCACCGACCTCGGCTACTACGACGCCGCGGGTGAGCAGGCCAGAGCGGCATGGGCCTACGCCGAGCTATGCGGGCACAACGGGCTACGCGCCTGGACGCGCGGCATGCACGCGCTCATCGAGTATTGGTCGGAGCGTCCGCGCCGGGCCGTGCTGCTCGCCCAGAGCGGGCAGGACTTCGCCGACTCGGCGACCGCCAAGGTGCGGCTGCTCAATATCGAGGCCAGGATCTGGTCCAAGATCGGCAGCGCCGCTGACACCGACCGCTGCGTCCGCGCCGCCGACGAGGCGCGCGAGCTGGCCGCCACCGACGACCTGCACGACGAGGTCGGCGGCGTCTTCGGATTCCCCGACGCCAAGGCCCAGTACTACGCGGGCGCGACCTACATCCACCTCGGTCAGGCCGAACCCGCGCTGACCGCCACCGAGCGCGCCATCGACCTCTACTCGAACGGTCCATCGGAGAAGCGCTCCTACGGCGCAGAGGCGCTGGCGCGGGTGGACTGCGCGGCCGCGCATCTGATCAACGGCAGCCTGGACGGCGCCGCCGAGGCCCTGCACCCGGTGCTCGGACTGGCCGAGGACAAGCGCATCGCCCAGCTCGAGGAGCGGCTCACCGGAGTGCGAAGACGGATCGCCCAGCCCGCGTTCCGCGACGCCGTGGAAGCCCGTTTCCTGGACGAACGCATCGAGGAGTTCTGCGGGTCGACCGCGGCCAAGGGCATCCCGCCCGGTAATTCCGCACCTTGA
- a CDS encoding flavin reductase family protein produces MHDLFETPADGRGLRRAFANFPSGVVAVCAEVDGTPHGLAVSTFVPVSLDPPLVSFCVQNSSSTWPRLAAASHLGLSLLGTDQTDAARALGARDGDRFRASELHRGTGDAVFLHGASAWIEGVPEAQVPAGDHLVVILRIHRLATRHDVDPLVFHGSRFRRLHAEPSEITDVAS; encoded by the coding sequence ATGCATGACCTTTTCGAAACTCCCGCCGACGGAAGGGGTTTGCGTCGTGCGTTCGCGAACTTCCCGAGCGGTGTGGTCGCGGTCTGCGCGGAGGTCGACGGCACACCGCACGGCCTCGCCGTCAGCACCTTCGTGCCCGTTTCGCTCGATCCGCCGCTGGTCTCCTTCTGCGTGCAGAACAGTTCCTCGACCTGGCCGCGCCTGGCCGCTGCGTCCCACCTCGGCCTGAGCCTGCTCGGCACGGATCAGACCGACGCCGCCCGCGCGCTCGGCGCCCGCGACGGCGACCGCTTCCGCGCCAGCGAATTACACCGCGGCACCGGCGACGCCGTCTTCCTCCACGGTGCGTCCGCGTGGATCGAGGGCGTCCCCGAGGCGCAGGTTCCCGCGGGCGACCATCTCGTCGTCATCCTGCGCATCCACCGCCTGGCCACCCGTCACGACGTCGACCCCCTCGTCTTCCACGGCAGCCGCTTCCGCCGCCTGCACGCCGAACCGAGTGAGATCACCGACGTGGCGAGCTGA
- a CDS encoding TetR/AcrR family transcriptional regulator C-terminal domain-containing protein has product MSNRTGQVKLDPEVIADAALTLLDEVGLDGLTMRKVAAALNVQAPALYWHVANKRELLDVMARSVFVSAVADVEAPRRGEDWRDWLIALAGRLRRAMLGYRDGAKVLAGTYISDESMWRTVELTLRTLEDAGFSRRRAARVFPILLHYTVGFVIEEQARTGGEYGDRDPYRPERLAELVDAQRFPLTAHLVSEVFVGDTDAEFADGLRVILAGIHAVGIEPAD; this is encoded by the coding sequence GTGTCGAACAGAACCGGTCAGGTGAAGCTGGACCCCGAGGTGATCGCGGATGCCGCGCTGACCCTGCTCGACGAGGTCGGCCTCGACGGCCTGACCATGCGCAAGGTCGCGGCGGCGCTGAACGTGCAGGCGCCCGCGCTGTACTGGCACGTCGCGAACAAGCGGGAGCTGCTGGACGTGATGGCGCGGTCCGTCTTCGTCTCCGCGGTGGCGGACGTCGAGGCGCCGCGGCGCGGCGAGGATTGGCGCGACTGGCTCATCGCGCTCGCCGGTCGGCTGCGCCGAGCCATGCTGGGCTATCGAGACGGGGCGAAAGTGCTGGCGGGAACCTATATCAGCGACGAATCGATGTGGCGCACGGTGGAATTGACGCTGCGCACACTGGAGGACGCGGGATTCTCGAGAAGACGAGCCGCGCGGGTCTTTCCGATCCTGTTGCACTACACCGTCGGCTTCGTGATCGAAGAACAGGCGCGCACCGGCGGCGAGTACGGCGACCGCGACCCCTACCGGCCCGAGCGCCTCGCCGAGTTGGTCGACGCCCAGCGTTTCCCGCTCACCGCCCATCTGGTGAGCGAGGTTTTCGTGGGCGACACCGACGCGGAGTTCGCCGACGGCCTGCGCGTCATTCTCGCGGGCATCCACGCGGTCGGGATCGAACCTGCCGACTGA
- a CDS encoding phosphatase PAP2 family protein, translating into MTSNLRRTVPTVPTLVALGVLLAAFITVLTRNVLDSSGLATMDPEISGWAVDNRNGVLTPTAQMVSNCGDTLSMTILTVLVCAALLRERDRLRAVLIAVTGLGAALIVAIAKRLVGRERPPVADRLAVENSLSYPSGHSTGTFVVVGIVAIVLIPKLAHAAARVGAALIAVLFIAAVGASRVYLGVHWPTDVLAGWSIGALWILLCLAVFRYLTPRSRAAATVDPCHEQSRSPTASSSRSTR; encoded by the coding sequence GTGACCTCGAATCTCCGCAGAACGGTGCCAACGGTCCCGACGCTCGTCGCGCTCGGCGTGCTCCTCGCGGCGTTCATCACCGTGCTCACCCGCAATGTGCTCGACAGCAGCGGGCTCGCGACGATGGATCCGGAGATCTCCGGATGGGCCGTCGACAACCGCAACGGGGTGCTCACACCGACCGCGCAGATGGTCAGCAACTGCGGTGACACCTTGTCCATGACGATCCTCACCGTGCTGGTCTGCGCGGCGCTGCTGCGCGAGCGCGACCGGTTGCGCGCGGTGCTCATCGCCGTGACCGGGCTCGGGGCCGCACTCATCGTCGCGATCGCGAAGCGACTCGTCGGCCGGGAACGCCCGCCGGTCGCCGATCGCCTCGCGGTGGAGAACAGCCTGTCCTATCCGTCCGGCCACAGCACGGGCACCTTCGTGGTGGTCGGGATCGTGGCCATCGTGCTCATCCCCAAGCTCGCGCACGCGGCGGCCAGAGTGGGAGCGGCGCTGATCGCCGTCCTGTTCATCGCCGCCGTCGGCGCCTCCCGCGTCTATCTCGGCGTGCACTGGCCCACCGACGTGCTGGCGGGCTGGTCCATCGGAGCGCTGTGGATCCTGCTCTGCCTGGCCGTGTTCCGCTACCTGACGCCGCGTTCCCGGGCCGCCGCTACAGTCGATCCGTGCCACGAACAAAGCAGGTCTCCGACAGCATCGTCGTCGCGATCGACCCGGTGA
- a CDS encoding FAD-dependent monooxygenase has translation MDATDVVIAGAGPTGLMLACELRILGLEVTILDALPARTGESRAGGMHARTMEILDQRGMLDGMLAQGRPLQVGHFAGIPLDFSDFPTRYPFTLVIPQSLIETELENRAKELGATVAWDSPVLGFRQDGSEVEVEVGGAQGIRRLRAAYLVGCDGGRSTVRRLAGIAFAGTDATMTGMLADVELAEPPAQPFFSHRRGAGDFSVVQLQPGWYRLLVQRHDRVLGRGTELSFADFRANFREIAGEDFGMHSPRWVSHYGDAARQAGRYRAGRVFLAGDAAHIHYPAGGQGLNLGVQDAVNLGWKLAAVLRADAPGSLLDTYQAERHPVAARVLHNTRAQTALGRSGPHTDALRDIMSELITSDEIRHRLGLMITALDIRYATGCDHPLAGRRIPDADLVTAAGPARVHELLRPARPLLLRLAGTEPLDTDWNRHVEVVTARSHASRWTIPGVGDIPTPATVLIRPDGYTAWATDHPEADGLAELLRDWTDAVAAQTY, from the coding sequence GTGGACGCGACCGATGTGGTGATCGCCGGAGCCGGACCGACGGGCCTGATGCTGGCGTGTGAACTGCGGATCCTCGGGCTGGAGGTGACGATCCTCGACGCGCTGCCCGCGCGGACCGGCGAATCTCGGGCGGGCGGCATGCACGCCAGGACCATGGAAATCCTCGATCAGCGCGGCATGCTCGACGGCATGCTCGCGCAGGGGCGTCCGCTCCAGGTCGGGCACTTCGCCGGAATCCCTTTGGACTTCAGCGATTTCCCGACTCGTTACCCCTTCACTCTCGTGATACCGCAGTCGCTGATCGAAACAGAATTGGAGAACCGCGCAAAGGAACTCGGCGCGACCGTGGCGTGGGATTCGCCCGTGCTCGGGTTTCGTCAAGACGGCTCCGAAGTGGAGGTCGAGGTCGGCGGCGCGCAGGGCATCCGTCGGCTGCGCGCGGCCTACCTCGTCGGCTGTGACGGCGGGCGCAGCACCGTGCGCAGGCTGGCGGGCATCGCGTTCGCGGGCACCGACGCGACGATGACCGGCATGCTGGCCGACGTCGAACTGGCCGAACCGCCGGCCCAGCCCTTCTTCAGCCACCGTCGCGGCGCGGGCGATTTCTCGGTCGTGCAGCTTCAGCCGGGGTGGTACCGGCTCCTCGTCCAGCGGCACGACCGGGTGCTCGGGCGCGGGACGGAACTCTCCTTCGCGGACTTCCGCGCCAACTTCCGCGAGATCGCGGGCGAGGATTTCGGCATGCACAGTCCCCGCTGGGTCTCGCACTACGGCGACGCGGCGCGGCAGGCCGGCCGTTATCGCGCGGGCCGCGTCTTCCTGGCGGGCGACGCGGCCCACATCCACTATCCGGCGGGTGGTCAGGGACTGAACCTCGGGGTCCAGGACGCGGTGAACCTCGGCTGGAAGCTCGCCGCCGTGCTACGCGCCGACGCACCCGGCAGCCTGCTCGACACCTACCAGGCCGAACGCCATCCCGTCGCCGCCCGGGTGCTGCACAACACCCGCGCCCAAACCGCGCTGGGCCGTTCCGGCCCGCACACCGATGCCCTGCGCGACATCATGAGCGAGCTGATCACCTCAGACGAGATTCGCCACCGCCTCGGCCTGATGATCACCGCCCTGGACATCCGCTACGCCACTGGTTGCGATCACCCGCTCGCCGGGCGCCGCATACCCGACGCCGACCTCGTCACCGCCGCCGGCCCCGCCCGCGTCCACGAACTCCTGCGCCCCGCCCGCCCGCTCCTGCTCCGGCTCGCCGGAACCGAGCCGCTCGACACCGATTGGAACCGCCACGTCGAGGTCGTGACCGCCCGGAGCCACGCCTCCCGCTGGACCATCCCCGGCGTCGGCGACATCCCGACCCCCGCCACCGTCCTCATCCGCCCCGACGGTTACACCGCATGGGCCACCGACCATCCGGAGGCCGACGGCCTCGCGGAACTTCTCCGCGACTGGACCGACGCCGTGGCGGCCCAGACCTACTGA